In Nymphaea colorata isolate Beijing-Zhang1983 chromosome 3, ASM883128v2, whole genome shotgun sequence, a genomic segment contains:
- the LOC116250021 gene encoding uncharacterized protein LOC116250021 isoform X3, whose protein sequence is MTSKRVAPSAQVEVQVPLPNPAVAPSAQVEVQVPLPNPAVAPSAQVEVQVPLPNTPVAPSAQLEVQVPLPNTPVAPSAQLEVHVPLPNSPINPSALVELHVPLSNPPIAPSAQVELHVPLPNLLVAPSAQVEVHVPLPTPGAPSSAEVVADLEEGRVDGRISSREEASDDAQSGPEGIVPSQSSTISRRSSIKYNLLIGFALMNPSSTSLFRAGSPSHALYMGLTSLGIAGSLLLSYAGDRMQSNVLLLSSTIPLLGALSMLGVEASVQAEFFPSRH, encoded by the exons atGACTTCCAAACGAGTTGCTCCATCTGCGCAGGTGGAGGTGCAGGTTCCTCTTCCAAACCCGGCGGTTGCTCCATCTGCGCAG GTGGAGGTGCAGGTTCCTCTTCCAAACCCGGCGGTTGCTCCATCTGCGCAGGTGGAGGTGCAGGTTCCTCTTCCAAACACGCCGGTTGCTCCATCTGCGCAGTTGGAGGTGCAGGTTCCTCTTCCAAACACGCCGGTTGCTCCATCTGCGCAGTTGGAGGTGCATGTTCCCCTTCCAAACTCCCCGATTAATCCATCTGCGCTGGTGGAGCTGCACGTTCCTCTTTCAAACCCGCCGATTGCTCCATCTGCGCAGGTGGAGCTGCACGTTCCTCTGCCAAACCTGCTGGTTGCTCCATCTGCGCAGGTGGAGGTACACGTTCCTCTTCCAACACCGGGTGCTCCAAGTTCTGCGGAGGTGGTGGCAGACCTTGAAGAAGGAAGAGTCGACGGGAGGATTAGTAGCCGAGAGGAGGCGTCCGATGATG CGCAAAGTGGGCCGGAAGGAATTGTACCCTCTCAGAGCAGCACGATCTCTCGGAGGAGCAGTATTAAGTATAACCTGCTGATTGGATTTGCACTTATGAATCCTTCTTCCACCAGCCTTTTCAGGGCGGGTTCACCCTCGCATGCCTTGTACATGGGCTTAACTTCTCTTGGCATAGCGGGCTCCCTCTTACTTTCTTATGCAG GTGACAGAATGCAAAGCAATGTTTTGCTGCTGAGCTCCACCATCCCCCTTCTTGGAGCCCTTTCGATGCTGGGTGTTGAGGCTTCAGTACAAGCTGAGTTTTTTCCATCTCGACATTGA
- the LOC116250021 gene encoding proline-rich protein 4-like isoform X1 encodes MTSKRVAPSAQVEVQVPLPNPAVAPSAQVEVQVLLPNTPVAPSAQVEVQVPLPNPAVAPSAQVEVQVPLPNTPVAPSAQLEVQVPLPNTPVAPSAQLEVHVPLPNSPINPSALVELHVPLSNPPIAPSAQVELHVPLPNLLVAPSAQVEVHVPLPTPGAPSSAEVVADLEEGRVDGRISSREEASDDAQSGPEGIVPSQSSTISRRSSIKYNLLIGFALMNPSSTSLFRAGSPSHALYMGLTSLGIAGSLLLSYAGDRMQSNVLLLSSTIPLLGALSMLGVEASVQAEFFPSRH; translated from the exons atGACTTCCAAACGAGTTGCTCCATCTGCGCAGGTGGAGGTGCAGGTTCCTCTTCCAAACCCGGCGGTTGCTCCATCTGCGCAGGTGGAGGTGCAGGTTCTTCTTCCAAACACGCCGGTTGCTCCATCTGCGCAGGTGGAGGTGCAGGTTCCTCTTCCAAACCCGGCGGTTGCTCCATCTGCGCAGGTGGAGGTGCAGGTTCCTCTTCCAAACACGCCGGTTGCTCCATCTGCGCAGTTGGAGGTGCAGGTTCCTCTTCCAAACACGCCGGTTGCTCCATCTGCGCAGTTGGAGGTGCATGTTCCCCTTCCAAACTCCCCGATTAATCCATCTGCGCTGGTGGAGCTGCACGTTCCTCTTTCAAACCCGCCGATTGCTCCATCTGCGCAGGTGGAGCTGCACGTTCCTCTGCCAAACCTGCTGGTTGCTCCATCTGCGCAGGTGGAGGTACACGTTCCTCTTCCAACACCGGGTGCTCCAAGTTCTGCGGAGGTGGTGGCAGACCTTGAAGAAGGAAGAGTCGACGGGAGGATTAGTAGCCGAGAGGAGGCGTCCGATGATG CGCAAAGTGGGCCGGAAGGAATTGTACCCTCTCAGAGCAGCACGATCTCTCGGAGGAGCAGTATTAAGTATAACCTGCTGATTGGATTTGCACTTATGAATCCTTCTTCCACCAGCCTTTTCAGGGCGGGTTCACCCTCGCATGCCTTGTACATGGGCTTAACTTCTCTTGGCATAGCGGGCTCCCTCTTACTTTCTTATGCAG GTGACAGAATGCAAAGCAATGTTTTGCTGCTGAGCTCCACCATCCCCCTTCTTGGAGCCCTTTCGATGCTGGGTGTTGAGGCTTCAGTACAAGCTGAGTTTTTTCCATCTCGACATTGA
- the LOC116250021 gene encoding uncharacterized protein LOC116250021 isoform X4 yields the protein MTSKRVAPSAQVEVQVPLPNPAVAPSAQVEVQVLLPNTPVAPSAQVEVQVPLPNTPVAPSAQLEVHVPLPNSPINPSALVELHVPLSNPPIAPSAQVELHVPLPNLLVAPSAQVEVHVPLPTPGAPSSAEVVADLEEGRVDGRISSREEASDDAQSGPEGIVPSQSSTISRRSSIKYNLLIGFALMNPSSTSLFRAGSPSHALYMGLTSLGIAGSLLLSYAGDRMQSNVLLLSSTIPLLGALSMLGVEASVQAEFFPSRH from the exons atGACTTCCAAACGAGTTGCTCCATCTGCGCAGGTGGAGGTGCAGGTTCCTCTTCCAAACCCGGCGGTTGCTCCATCTGCGCAGGTGGAGGTGCAGGTTCTTCTTCCAAACACGCCGGTTGCTCCATCTGCGCAGGTGGAG GTGCAGGTTCCTCTTCCAAACACGCCGGTTGCTCCATCTGCGCAGTTGGAGGTGCATGTTCCCCTTCCAAACTCCCCGATTAATCCATCTGCGCTGGTGGAGCTGCACGTTCCTCTTTCAAACCCGCCGATTGCTCCATCTGCGCAGGTGGAGCTGCACGTTCCTCTGCCAAACCTGCTGGTTGCTCCATCTGCGCAGGTGGAGGTACACGTTCCTCTTCCAACACCGGGTGCTCCAAGTTCTGCGGAGGTGGTGGCAGACCTTGAAGAAGGAAGAGTCGACGGGAGGATTAGTAGCCGAGAGGAGGCGTCCGATGATG CGCAAAGTGGGCCGGAAGGAATTGTACCCTCTCAGAGCAGCACGATCTCTCGGAGGAGCAGTATTAAGTATAACCTGCTGATTGGATTTGCACTTATGAATCCTTCTTCCACCAGCCTTTTCAGGGCGGGTTCACCCTCGCATGCCTTGTACATGGGCTTAACTTCTCTTGGCATAGCGGGCTCCCTCTTACTTTCTTATGCAG GTGACAGAATGCAAAGCAATGTTTTGCTGCTGAGCTCCACCATCCCCCTTCTTGGAGCCCTTTCGATGCTGGGTGTTGAGGCTTCAGTACAAGCTGAGTTTTTTCCATCTCGACATTGA
- the LOC116250021 gene encoding uncharacterized protein LOC116250021 isoform X2: MTSKRVAPSAQVEVQVPLPNPAVAPSAQVEVQVLLPNTPVAPSAQVEVQVPLPNTPVAPSAQLEVQVPLPNTPVAPSAQLEVHVPLPNSPINPSALVELHVPLSNPPIAPSAQVELHVPLPNLLVAPSAQVEVHVPLPTPGAPSSAEVVADLEEGRVDGRISSREEASDDAQSGPEGIVPSQSSTISRRSSIKYNLLIGFALMNPSSTSLFRAGSPSHALYMGLTSLGIAGSLLLSYAGDRMQSNVLLLSSTIPLLGALSMLGVEASVQAEFFPSRH, from the exons atGACTTCCAAACGAGTTGCTCCATCTGCGCAGGTGGAGGTGCAGGTTCCTCTTCCAAACCCGGCGGTTGCTCCATCTGCGCAGGTGGAGGTGCAGGTTCTTCTTCCAAACACGCCGGTTGCTCCATCTGCGCAG GTGGAGGTGCAGGTTCCTCTTCCAAACACGCCGGTTGCTCCATCTGCGCAGTTGGAGGTGCAGGTTCCTCTTCCAAACACGCCGGTTGCTCCATCTGCGCAGTTGGAGGTGCATGTTCCCCTTCCAAACTCCCCGATTAATCCATCTGCGCTGGTGGAGCTGCACGTTCCTCTTTCAAACCCGCCGATTGCTCCATCTGCGCAGGTGGAGCTGCACGTTCCTCTGCCAAACCTGCTGGTTGCTCCATCTGCGCAGGTGGAGGTACACGTTCCTCTTCCAACACCGGGTGCTCCAAGTTCTGCGGAGGTGGTGGCAGACCTTGAAGAAGGAAGAGTCGACGGGAGGATTAGTAGCCGAGAGGAGGCGTCCGATGATG CGCAAAGTGGGCCGGAAGGAATTGTACCCTCTCAGAGCAGCACGATCTCTCGGAGGAGCAGTATTAAGTATAACCTGCTGATTGGATTTGCACTTATGAATCCTTCTTCCACCAGCCTTTTCAGGGCGGGTTCACCCTCGCATGCCTTGTACATGGGCTTAACTTCTCTTGGCATAGCGGGCTCCCTCTTACTTTCTTATGCAG GTGACAGAATGCAAAGCAATGTTTTGCTGCTGAGCTCCACCATCCCCCTTCTTGGAGCCCTTTCGATGCTGGGTGTTGAGGCTTCAGTACAAGCTGAGTTTTTTCCATCTCGACATTGA
- the LOC116250021 gene encoding uncharacterized protein LOC116250021 isoform X5: MTSKRVAPSAQVEVQVPLPNPAVAPSAQVEVQVPLPNTPVAPSAQLEVQVPLPNTPVAPSAQLEVHVPLPNSPINPSALVELHVPLSNPPIAPSAQVELHVPLPNLLVAPSAQVEVHVPLPTPGAPSSAEVVADLEEGRVDGRISSREEASDDAQSGPEGIVPSQSSTISRRSSIKYNLLIGFALMNPSSTSLFRAGSPSHALYMGLTSLGIAGSLLLSYAGDRMQSNVLLLSSTIPLLGALSMLGVEASVQAEFFPSRH; encoded by the exons atGACTTCCAAACGAGTTGCTCCATCTGCGCAG GTGGAGGTGCAGGTTCCTCTTCCAAACCCGGCGGTTGCTCCATCTGCGCAGGTGGAGGTGCAGGTTCCTCTTCCAAACACGCCGGTTGCTCCATCTGCGCAGTTGGAGGTGCAGGTTCCTCTTCCAAACACGCCGGTTGCTCCATCTGCGCAGTTGGAGGTGCATGTTCCCCTTCCAAACTCCCCGATTAATCCATCTGCGCTGGTGGAGCTGCACGTTCCTCTTTCAAACCCGCCGATTGCTCCATCTGCGCAGGTGGAGCTGCACGTTCCTCTGCCAAACCTGCTGGTTGCTCCATCTGCGCAGGTGGAGGTACACGTTCCTCTTCCAACACCGGGTGCTCCAAGTTCTGCGGAGGTGGTGGCAGACCTTGAAGAAGGAAGAGTCGACGGGAGGATTAGTAGCCGAGAGGAGGCGTCCGATGATG CGCAAAGTGGGCCGGAAGGAATTGTACCCTCTCAGAGCAGCACGATCTCTCGGAGGAGCAGTATTAAGTATAACCTGCTGATTGGATTTGCACTTATGAATCCTTCTTCCACCAGCCTTTTCAGGGCGGGTTCACCCTCGCATGCCTTGTACATGGGCTTAACTTCTCTTGGCATAGCGGGCTCCCTCTTACTTTCTTATGCAG GTGACAGAATGCAAAGCAATGTTTTGCTGCTGAGCTCCACCATCCCCCTTCTTGGAGCCCTTTCGATGCTGGGTGTTGAGGCTTCAGTACAAGCTGAGTTTTTTCCATCTCGACATTGA
- the LOC116250021 gene encoding uncharacterized protein LOC116250021 isoform X7, whose protein sequence is MTSKRVAPSAQVEVQVPLPNTPVAPSAQLEVQVPLPNTPVAPSAQLEVHVPLPNSPINPSALVELHVPLSNPPIAPSAQVELHVPLPNLLVAPSAQVEVHVPLPTPGAPSSAEVVADLEEGRVDGRISSREEASDDAQSGPEGIVPSQSSTISRRSSIKYNLLIGFALMNPSSTSLFRAGSPSHALYMGLTSLGIAGSLLLSYAGDRMQSNVLLLSSTIPLLGALSMLGVEASVQAEFFPSRH, encoded by the exons atGACTTCCAAACGAGTTGCTCCATCTGCGCAG GTGGAGGTGCAGGTTCCTCTTCCAAACACGCCGGTTGCTCCATCTGCGCAGTTGGAGGTGCAGGTTCCTCTTCCAAACACGCCGGTTGCTCCATCTGCGCAGTTGGAGGTGCATGTTCCCCTTCCAAACTCCCCGATTAATCCATCTGCGCTGGTGGAGCTGCACGTTCCTCTTTCAAACCCGCCGATTGCTCCATCTGCGCAGGTGGAGCTGCACGTTCCTCTGCCAAACCTGCTGGTTGCTCCATCTGCGCAGGTGGAGGTACACGTTCCTCTTCCAACACCGGGTGCTCCAAGTTCTGCGGAGGTGGTGGCAGACCTTGAAGAAGGAAGAGTCGACGGGAGGATTAGTAGCCGAGAGGAGGCGTCCGATGATG CGCAAAGTGGGCCGGAAGGAATTGTACCCTCTCAGAGCAGCACGATCTCTCGGAGGAGCAGTATTAAGTATAACCTGCTGATTGGATTTGCACTTATGAATCCTTCTTCCACCAGCCTTTTCAGGGCGGGTTCACCCTCGCATGCCTTGTACATGGGCTTAACTTCTCTTGGCATAGCGGGCTCCCTCTTACTTTCTTATGCAG GTGACAGAATGCAAAGCAATGTTTTGCTGCTGAGCTCCACCATCCCCCTTCTTGGAGCCCTTTCGATGCTGGGTGTTGAGGCTTCAGTACAAGCTGAGTTTTTTCCATCTCGACATTGA
- the LOC116250021 gene encoding flocculation protein FLO11-like isoform X6, whose protein sequence is MTSKRVAPSAQVEVQVPLPNPAVAPSAQVEVQVPLPNTPVAPSAQLEVHVPLPNSPINPSALVELHVPLSNPPIAPSAQVELHVPLPNLLVAPSAQVEVHVPLPTPGAPSSAEVVADLEEGRVDGRISSREEASDDAQSGPEGIVPSQSSTISRRSSIKYNLLIGFALMNPSSTSLFRAGSPSHALYMGLTSLGIAGSLLLSYAGDRMQSNVLLLSSTIPLLGALSMLGVEASVQAEFFPSRH, encoded by the exons atGACTTCCAAACGAGTTGCTCCATCTGCGCAGGTGGAGGTGCAGGTTCCTCTTCCAAACCCGGCGGTTGCTCCATCTGCGCAGGTGGAG GTGCAGGTTCCTCTTCCAAACACGCCGGTTGCTCCATCTGCGCAGTTGGAGGTGCATGTTCCCCTTCCAAACTCCCCGATTAATCCATCTGCGCTGGTGGAGCTGCACGTTCCTCTTTCAAACCCGCCGATTGCTCCATCTGCGCAGGTGGAGCTGCACGTTCCTCTGCCAAACCTGCTGGTTGCTCCATCTGCGCAGGTGGAGGTACACGTTCCTCTTCCAACACCGGGTGCTCCAAGTTCTGCGGAGGTGGTGGCAGACCTTGAAGAAGGAAGAGTCGACGGGAGGATTAGTAGCCGAGAGGAGGCGTCCGATGATG CGCAAAGTGGGCCGGAAGGAATTGTACCCTCTCAGAGCAGCACGATCTCTCGGAGGAGCAGTATTAAGTATAACCTGCTGATTGGATTTGCACTTATGAATCCTTCTTCCACCAGCCTTTTCAGGGCGGGTTCACCCTCGCATGCCTTGTACATGGGCTTAACTTCTCTTGGCATAGCGGGCTCCCTCTTACTTTCTTATGCAG GTGACAGAATGCAAAGCAATGTTTTGCTGCTGAGCTCCACCATCCCCCTTCTTGGAGCCCTTTCGATGCTGGGTGTTGAGGCTTCAGTACAAGCTGAGTTTTTTCCATCTCGACATTGA
- the LOC116251060 gene encoding uncharacterized protein LOC116251060 isoform X1 yields the protein MHILHRGGREIGAIYIYRRHPHGKHGDNDKLALFPRLRSENNCVSPWQHNFWLGHQLMAFHKNRRQKRIWFDMYREKNVQVATSQNVTSGIRATRWLHAPKPSTAKHLMILSNGWSPPWPTFAKKLTFVFRNLGNAWSNALSKLIKGPPTYRTRWLPVLRWARTLIITGS from the exons ATGCATATTTTGCACCGTGGAGGAAGAGAAATCggagcaatatatatatatcgaagGCATCCACATGGCAAACACGGGGATAATGACAAATTGGCTCTTTTCCCAAGACTCAGAAGCGAAAACAA TTGCGTTTCCCCCTGGCAGCACAATTTCTGGCTTGGCCACCAATTGATGGCGTTTCACAAAAATAGAAGGCAGAAACGGATCTGGTTCGACATGTACAGAGAGAAGAACGTACAAGTTGCTACAAGCCAG AACGtaacaagtggtatcagagccacacGATGGCTACACGCTCCAAAACCATCGACAGCAAAGCACCTGATGATCTTGTCCAACGGCTGGAGTCCTCCATGGCCCACTTTCGCCAAGAAATTAACCTTCGTCTTCAGGAATCTTGGCAACGCATGGAGCAATGCTTTAAGCAAGCTGATCAAAGGTCCACCGACTTACAGGACGCGATGGCTTCCTGTCCTCAGATGGGCACGGACTCTGATAATCACGGGCTCTTAG